In Leuconostoc kimchii IMSNU 11154, one genomic interval encodes:
- a CDS encoding PhoH family protein — protein MSAQIQQIFTFENAEQQTKLIGVNDSFLRLIEEGLSIQLHARGDQMTISGDEDKVHLAHAVLQELTNLIKHQINISPTDVVSAVTMAQRGTLDYFGDLYSETLIRDNKGRAVRVKNFGQRQYVQAIRKNDITFGIGPAGTGKTYLAVVMAISSLKRGEVERIIITRPAVEAGESLGFLPGDLKEKVDPYLRPIYDAMNAIVGAEQTQRLMDRGVIEIAPLAYMRGRTLDDAFIILDEAQNTTNQQMKMFLTRFGFGSKMIVNGDISQIDLPRGAKSGLISAQRILKDVNRMSFVNFSSADVVRHPVVGLIVNAYDAAETKLAALKKEQGINGFGNN, from the coding sequence TTGTCAGCACAAATACAGCAAATATTTACATTTGAGAATGCAGAACAACAAACAAAGCTTATTGGTGTCAATGATAGCTTTTTACGTTTGATAGAAGAGGGCCTCAGTATTCAATTACATGCACGTGGCGATCAGATGACAATTTCTGGAGATGAAGACAAAGTTCATTTGGCTCACGCTGTGTTACAAGAATTAACCAACTTGATCAAGCATCAAATTAATATTTCGCCAACGGATGTTGTTAGTGCTGTGACAATGGCACAGCGTGGCACGCTTGATTATTTTGGAGACCTGTATTCTGAAACGCTCATTAGAGATAATAAGGGACGCGCGGTTCGGGTTAAAAATTTTGGTCAACGACAATATGTGCAAGCCATTCGAAAAAATGATATTACTTTTGGGATTGGACCTGCTGGCACTGGTAAAACTTACCTCGCTGTTGTGATGGCCATTTCCTCGTTGAAACGAGGTGAGGTTGAGCGTATTATCATTACACGACCAGCAGTTGAAGCCGGTGAATCACTGGGATTTTTACCAGGAGATCTTAAAGAAAAAGTTGATCCTTACCTCAGGCCAATATATGATGCGATGAATGCAATTGTTGGTGCAGAACAAACACAACGGTTAATGGATCGTGGTGTGATAGAAATTGCACCGTTAGCCTACATGCGTGGTCGAACTTTAGATGATGCATTTATTATTTTAGATGAAGCACAAAATACGACTAACCAACAGATGAAAATGTTTCTCACGCGTTTTGGATTTGGTTCAAAAATGATTGTGAACGGTGATATTTCACAAATTGATTTACCTAGAGGTGCGAAATCAGGACTTATTTCGGCACAACGCATATTGAAAGATGTCAATCGTATGTCTTTTGTTAATTTCAGTAGTGCTGATGTTGTACGTCACCCTGTGGTTGGTCTCATTGTCAACGCTTATGACGCTGCGGAAACAAAATTGGCAGCATTAAAAAAGGAGCAAGGAATCAATGGATTTGGCAATAATTGA
- the ybeY gene encoding rRNA maturation RNase YbeY — protein sequence MDLAIIDQTSKGVSQYHQDLVNAILNFSGTFLKLPDNTEMSVTFVNNDEIQQYNRQYRGVDKPTDVISFAIEEGEDDFDILPDQEWANDIAKNIGDILVSVDVIASQATYLGHSYERELGFLVVHGFLHLNGYDHMLGDAEEKEMFDLQRKILDDYGLKR from the coding sequence ATGGATTTGGCAATAATTGACCAAACGAGCAAAGGCGTGAGCCAGTATCATCAGGATTTAGTTAACGCTATTTTGAACTTTTCGGGGACATTTTTAAAACTACCAGACAACACAGAAATGTCTGTGACGTTTGTTAACAATGACGAAATCCAACAGTATAATCGTCAATATCGTGGTGTTGACAAACCAACAGATGTCATTAGCTTTGCAATTGAAGAAGGAGAAGATGATTTTGATATCTTACCAGATCAAGAGTGGGCTAATGATATTGCTAAAAATATTGGCGATATTTTAGTATCCGTGGATGTTATTGCTTCGCAAGCGACTTACTTAGGTCATAGTTATGAACGTGAACTTGGCTTCCTAGTCGTGCATGGCTTTTTGCACTTAAATGGTTATGATCATATGCTTGGTGATGCAGAAGAAAAAGAAATGTTTGATTTACAACGAAAGATTTTGGATGATTATGGCCTCAAGAGATAA
- a CDS encoding diacylglycerol kinase family protein, with amino-acid sequence MASRDNERTKLEDVPDHVAKQTDRNGNFFKAMRNSLNGIWMILVRERNMRIHIVLAFMILVAGLHYGLYRADWLWVTMAIFIVIFSEFLNTIIEAVVDLVVEKKYHPLAKLAKDVAAGAVLVAVGVEIIILLIIFQPYVWRQFGIVTNFSDLLHQFQK; translated from the coding sequence ATGGCCTCAAGAGATAATGAGCGAACAAAATTAGAAGATGTGCCTGATCACGTGGCGAAACAAACTGATCGCAATGGCAACTTTTTTAAGGCAATGCGTAATTCATTGAATGGTATTTGGATGATTTTGGTTCGTGAGCGCAATATGAGAATCCATATTGTACTTGCATTCATGATTCTAGTTGCTGGTTTGCATTACGGGTTATATCGTGCGGATTGGCTATGGGTCACGATGGCAATTTTCATTGTCATTTTTAGTGAATTTTTAAATACTATCATTGAGGCAGTTGTTGACCTGGTTGTCGAAAAAAAATATCATCCATTGGCAAAACTTGCTAAAGATGTCGCAGCAGGTGCTGTATTAGTAGCAGTTGGTGTTGAGATTATCATTTTACTGATTATTTTTCAGCCATATGTTTGGCGCCAATTTGGTATTGTCACTAATTTTTCTGATTTACTGCATCAATTTCAAAAGTAA
- the era gene encoding GTPase Era encodes MTETQFKSGFVAIIGRPNVGKSTLLNRIVGEKIAIMSDKAQTTRNKIQGIYTTDAAQVVFIDTPGVHKPQNSLGDFMVKSAFSALHEADAIWFVVDASMPRGRGDDFIINRLQEVSNTPIYLLINKVDLISPQDLLTIIASYQTDAPGWTEVFPISAREGDNVPELLDNIVANLEEGPQYFDADQLTDHPERFVIGELIREKVLQLTRQEVPHSVAVVIDKISRENEEKIHIQASIIVERPTQKNIIIGKQGAMIKDIGTRARKDIERLMGDKVFLETWVKVEPRWRDRPQALQSLGYSKEDY; translated from the coding sequence ATGACAGAAACACAATTCAAATCAGGATTCGTTGCTATTATTGGTCGTCCTAATGTTGGAAAATCAACGCTACTGAATCGTATTGTTGGCGAAAAAATAGCCATTATGTCTGATAAAGCACAAACAACACGTAATAAAATTCAAGGTATCTATACAACCGATGCAGCGCAAGTTGTTTTTATCGATACACCGGGTGTACATAAACCACAAAATTCATTAGGTGATTTTATGGTAAAATCAGCTTTTTCTGCTTTACATGAAGCAGACGCTATCTGGTTTGTGGTTGATGCCAGCATGCCAAGAGGTCGCGGTGATGATTTTATTATTAATCGCTTGCAAGAGGTTAGCAATACACCAATTTATCTTTTAATTAATAAAGTTGATTTAATTTCACCACAAGATCTATTAACTATTATTGCAAGTTATCAGACAGATGCTCCTGGATGGACAGAGGTCTTCCCAATTTCGGCACGCGAGGGGGACAATGTACCAGAATTATTAGATAATATTGTTGCTAATCTTGAAGAAGGACCACAATATTTCGATGCTGACCAATTAACAGATCATCCTGAGCGTTTCGTTATTGGTGAATTGATTCGTGAAAAGGTATTGCAGCTCACACGACAAGAAGTTCCTCATTCAGTAGCTGTTGTTATTGATAAAATTTCACGTGAGAATGAAGAAAAAATTCATATTCAAGCTTCTATTATAGTGGAACGGCCAACGCAAAAAAATATAATCATAGGTAAGCAGGGTGCTATGATTAAAGATATTGGCACACGGGCACGAAAAGACATTGAACGGTTAATGGGTGATAAAGTTTTTCTTGAAACTTGGGTTAAAGTTGAGCCTCGTTGGCGTGATCGACCACAAGCTCTCCAATCCCTTGGTTATAGTAAAGAAGATTATTAA
- the recO gene encoding DNA repair protein RecO, which translates to MTVINGVVLYTRQYKDNDLLVRILTETGGLRTFLARGAKRPKSHLSAATQPYTLVIFEGAFPKRNQGLGYINDIQHITNYPRLMDDIEANAYAALIVSLLDEIFEEGDPLTRWYNQLVLALQKLNEGLDPQIIANIFEIQLLVPLGVAPNWRVDPISGQSDGRFDYSEKYNGIISEAHYELDDHRLMLDQKTMFYLRQFSVIDLRQINQISVSNTTKRGLQRVIDYIYERQVGLKPRAKTFIEQMHLWQNTLKQTRQKKEGTS; encoded by the coding sequence ATGACAGTAATTAACGGGGTTGTATTATATACAAGGCAGTATAAAGATAATGATTTGCTAGTTCGTATACTCACAGAAACAGGTGGGCTACGAACTTTTTTGGCTCGGGGAGCGAAACGACCAAAATCTCATTTATCTGCTGCTACACAGCCTTATACATTAGTCATATTTGAGGGTGCCTTTCCAAAAAGAAATCAAGGACTCGGTTACATTAATGATATACAACATATCACTAACTATCCTCGACTGATGGATGATATTGAAGCAAACGCTTATGCGGCACTTATTGTTAGCTTGCTCGATGAAATATTTGAAGAGGGAGATCCTTTGACACGTTGGTATAATCAATTAGTGTTGGCCCTGCAAAAATTAAATGAGGGGCTGGATCCGCAAATCATTGCTAATATCTTTGAAATTCAGTTACTTGTACCATTAGGTGTAGCCCCAAATTGGCGAGTTGACCCGATTAGTGGCCAATCAGATGGTCGTTTTGACTATTCAGAAAAATATAATGGTATTATTTCAGAAGCGCATTATGAGCTAGACGATCATCGATTAATGTTAGATCAAAAAACAATGTTTTATTTGCGGCAATTTAGTGTGATTGATCTCAGGCAAATTAATCAAATTAGTGTTTCAAATACTACTAAGCGTGGCTTGCAACGGGTGATTGATTACATTTATGAGAGACAAGTTGGTTTAAAGCCACGCGCAAAAACATTTATTGAACAAATGCACTTGTGGCAAAATACTTTAAAACAAACGCGTCAAAAAAAAGAGGGGACATCATGA
- a CDS encoding asparaginase: MTIKKILVLHTGGTISMHEDEDGDVETGIENPLTGAKMSLSDVDLTVENIFNLPSEHIGPTHMLALQHRILAAGNDFDGVVITHGTDTLEETSFFLDSTLSVDFPIVITGAMRSSNELGSDGLYNYQSALRVATDNSSRRRGVLIVMNDEIHAARFVTKTHTTNVATFGSPISGTMGILTKRQIIYFYDLPKRRVLSVEHVNKSIPVLKAYAGMDGQLLELLAASNIDGIVIEALGAGNLSKEAANGVIYLLSRHIPVVIVSRSFNGVAEPVYDYLGGGVQLEKAGAIFATSINGQKARLKLLVGLDNQLSNKDLRDYLHQV, encoded by the coding sequence ATGACAATAAAAAAAATACTTGTATTGCACACAGGTGGCACTATTTCCATGCATGAGGATGAAGACGGGGATGTTGAAACAGGGATTGAAAATCCGTTAACAGGCGCAAAAATGTCGCTCTCAGATGTGGACTTAACCGTTGAAAATATTTTTAATTTGCCGAGTGAGCATATCGGACCAACACATATGTTAGCGCTTCAGCACAGAATTTTGGCTGCGGGCAATGATTTTGATGGCGTTGTTATTACACATGGTACAGACACACTTGAAGAAACATCTTTTTTTCTTGACAGTACGCTATCTGTTGATTTTCCAATTGTGATCACGGGTGCGATGCGCTCTTCCAACGAGTTGGGTTCTGATGGCTTATACAATTATCAATCTGCTTTACGTGTGGCAACAGATAACAGTTCACGTCGACGAGGTGTGCTAATTGTCATGAATGATGAAATTCATGCTGCACGTTTTGTAACAAAAACACATACGACTAATGTCGCAACCTTTGGCTCACCAATTAGCGGTACTATGGGTATTTTGACCAAGCGACAAATTATCTATTTTTATGATTTGCCAAAACGTCGTGTCTTATCAGTTGAACATGTTAATAAAAGTATTCCTGTTTTAAAAGCATATGCCGGAATGGACGGGCAATTATTAGAATTACTTGCTGCTTCAAATATTGATGGGATTGTCATTGAAGCACTTGGTGCCGGTAACCTATCAAAAGAAGCGGCAAATGGCGTTATTTACCTTTTGTCGCGTCATATACCCGTTGTTATTGTATCGAGAAGCTTTAATGGTGTCGCAGAGCCAGTTTATGATTATTTAGGTGGCGGCGTACAATTAGAAAAAGCGGGCGCGATTTTTGCAACTAGCATTAACGGTCAAAAAGCACGATTAAAGCTACTTGTTGGATTGGATAACCAATTAAGTAATAAAGATTTACGAGATTACTTGCACCAAGTATGA
- a CDS encoding aspartate kinase — protein sequence MKVSKFGGSSLADGRQLQRVFDIIQSDSDRKVIVVSAPGKRFKDDTKVTDLLLAYAKATVEDTDTTDIIETIKNRYHAIGKYFDLPAYELADIDEQIDHLSKKHYRSFDFLYAAFAAHGEYLNAQLVAKVFSHLGVPARFVDPKEIGLLVDDQARSATFNTKSYTTIAQLDLTTSERLIIPGFFGYTQNGDMATFSRGGSDITGAIMARGLSADLYENFTDVSAIYAVNPTIIEHPAAIEQMTYDEMRELSYAGFAVFHDEAIIPAIQGGIRINIKNTNDPDAPGTFIVPPTEVQQTRPVTGIANSNRFSALYLHRYLLNKEVGFTLRILEILKRHNVSYEHMPSGIDDLTIIFDKTRLSQEQVDGMLADIASDIKPDILKWLPSYGIIMVVGEGMRNRIGALTDIVTPLKENHISLQMVNQGASEISIMLGIQPDLADRAVKAIYDNIFEA from the coding sequence ATGAAAGTTTCAAAGTTTGGCGGCTCATCATTAGCTGATGGCCGTCAATTACAACGTGTTTTTGACATTATTCAATCAGACTCAGACCGTAAAGTCATTGTCGTCTCTGCTCCTGGAAAGCGCTTTAAAGATGACACAAAGGTCACTGATTTACTCCTGGCCTATGCAAAAGCAACCGTTGAGGATACTGATACAACTGATATCATTGAAACAATCAAAAACCGTTATCATGCCATAGGCAAATATTTTGATTTACCTGCCTATGAATTAGCTGATATAGATGAACAAATTGATCACCTCTCTAAAAAGCACTATCGCTCATTTGACTTTCTTTACGCCGCATTTGCAGCGCATGGCGAGTATTTAAATGCACAACTTGTTGCTAAGGTATTTAGTCATCTCGGCGTCCCTGCTCGTTTTGTAGACCCTAAAGAGATTGGTCTGCTAGTCGACGATCAAGCACGATCAGCCACATTCAATACCAAGTCTTACACAACAATTGCTCAACTTGATTTAACAACTAGCGAACGTCTCATCATCCCTGGCTTTTTTGGTTATACTCAAAACGGTGATATGGCGACATTTTCACGCGGTGGTTCAGATATCACAGGGGCAATCATGGCTCGCGGGCTAAGTGCCGATTTATATGAAAATTTCACTGATGTTAGTGCTATTTATGCCGTTAACCCGACCATTATTGAACACCCCGCAGCCATAGAACAAATGACTTACGATGAAATGCGTGAATTATCCTATGCTGGCTTTGCTGTTTTCCATGATGAGGCTATCATTCCTGCTATTCAAGGTGGTATTCGTATTAACATCAAAAATACTAATGATCCTGATGCGCCTGGTACTTTTATCGTCCCACCAACAGAGGTACAACAAACACGGCCTGTAACAGGTATTGCTAACTCAAATCGTTTTTCAGCATTATATTTGCATCGCTATCTGTTAAACAAAGAGGTCGGATTTACATTACGCATATTAGAGATACTCAAGCGACATAATGTCTCTTATGAACATATGCCCTCCGGAATTGATGATTTAACTATTATATTTGATAAGACACGCTTATCGCAAGAGCAAGTAGACGGTATGCTTGCTGATATTGCATCAGACATCAAACCCGATATTTTAAAATGGTTACCTAGCTATGGTATTATTATGGTTGTTGGTGAGGGCATGCGTAATCGTATTGGTGCGCTTACAGACATCGTCACCCCATTGAAAGAAAATCATATTAGTCTACAAATGGTTAACCAAGGCGCGAGTGAAATCTCAATCATGCTTGGTATTCAACCAGATTTAGCAGATCGTGCTGTTAAAGCTATTTACGACAATATTTTTGAAGCATAA
- the thrB gene encoding homoserine kinase, with protein MIVIKVPATSANIGPGFDSLGVALQLYLTLEIHEKTSHWIVDHDFNDDMPHDENHFIVQKALLLAPQLTPHHIIVKSDIPLARGLGSSSSALLAGLAMANVINHLELSDDALLSFATRLEGHPDNVAPALFGGGVSAYYDGSKVYHAPLKIPKNVDFVTFIPNYELLTSEARTALPATLPFKQSVAASAISNTLIAALNADHFDTASSLIEQDQFHELARSALVPQLAVIRQIAHQLGITGTYLSGAGPTVITIVPKNRATTLLTALTAANLPGNLYRLEQDTNGLTITKEEEL; from the coding sequence ATGATAGTCATTAAAGTTCCTGCAACTAGTGCTAATATTGGCCCTGGTTTTGATTCCCTTGGTGTGGCGTTACAACTCTATCTCACACTAGAAATTCACGAAAAAACATCCCACTGGATCGTTGATCATGATTTTAATGATGACATGCCACACGATGAAAATCATTTTATCGTTCAAAAAGCACTACTATTAGCACCTCAATTGACACCGCATCACATCATTGTAAAATCTGACATCCCTTTGGCACGAGGCTTGGGTTCGTCTTCCTCTGCACTCTTAGCAGGGTTAGCCATGGCGAACGTCATCAATCACTTGGAATTATCTGATGATGCCCTATTATCGTTCGCCACAAGATTAGAGGGTCATCCAGATAATGTCGCTCCTGCTCTATTTGGTGGCGGTGTATCAGCCTATTATGATGGTTCAAAGGTTTACCATGCACCATTGAAGATACCGAAAAATGTTGATTTTGTGACATTTATTCCAAATTACGAATTGTTAACCTCTGAAGCGCGGACAGCGCTGCCTGCGACACTCCCCTTTAAGCAAAGTGTTGCGGCAAGTGCGATTAGCAATACACTGATTGCTGCGCTAAACGCAGATCATTTTGATACTGCCAGTTCATTAATTGAACAAGATCAATTTCATGAATTAGCTCGATCTGCACTCGTACCACAATTAGCTGTTATTCGCCAAATTGCTCATCAACTCGGTATCACTGGTACTTATTTGTCTGGTGCAGGACCAACAGTGATTACCATTGTGCCCAAAAATCGGGCGACTACTTTGCTAACCGCGTTGACTGCAGCCAATCTACCGGGCAATCTGTACCGATTAGAACAAGATACCAATGGATTAACAATTACGAAAGAAGAAGAACTATGA